The genomic window CATACAAACCTGTATAAGGACCAAATTTCATGATAATTCGAGTTACCTGGTTAGGATTAGCTCTTACTGTATCCTTCAATCCTCTTTCTTGTGGTTCAGGAGGGATTGATGGGCCAGTGTAATGGATGACTCTCTCCTTTTTGAATCGTTCCACATCAAAAGCTCTACGGTCAAGTATTTGGAAATCAATTAAGTGAACATGAATAGGGTGTGTATCCGTAGTTAAGTTAATTAGATACCATATTTCGGTTGATCCCAATTTTGGATTCTCTGTTATGGGGGCATCCCACTGTTTATTATCCAATAGCATGAATTCGCGACCGTACTTATCCATATTATCATTTAATGTTAGGTATCGTATTTTTGAAGCTGATTTTTCTTTTATTTTTGGAAGAGGACCCATATAAGACGGTATAACACTCGTATCAATATTTGAAAGAGGAAGAGTCACTCGAAACTGCATCACAGTACCTGTATTTTTATCTGCCGGATCTCCGGTTGGAAAAGAGGCGGGGGCATCATTTGTCATGATAATGTTCTTGCCCTCAAGATTGGTAAAATCAATGATCACATCTGCTCGTTCTGCAGGAGCCAACATGATTTCTTTGACTCCGATCGGGTATTCCATCAGTCCTCCATCAGTTCCAATTTGATAAAGAAGTTGTCCCGAATCAAGCTTAAGCCTATAAAAACGGGTGTTAGATGCATTTAGCAGCCTAAATCGATATTTACGTGGTTCCACTTTTAAATAGGGCCATACTTTGCCATTCACCAGAATGGTATCCCCTATAAATTCAGGAACTATCGACGTTTTTAATTCCGGGACTGGTTTTTCGGGCTGCCTTGGGTAATAAAGAGAACCATCCTTATTAAAGGATTTGTCTTGTATCATAAGCGGGATTTCATATGAACCACATGGCAAATTTAACAAGCGTTCCTGTTGATCTCTTACAAGGTAAAATCCTGCAAGGCCTGCATATATATTGAGTCTTGTGATACCAAGTGTATGGTCGTGGTACCAGAGAGTGCAGGATCGCATGCAATTATCATATCGATATACTTTCTTTGTATAATATGGGCCGACTTTTTTGAATCCCTTTGTAAACCAAGCCTCCGGATAGCCATCGCTTTCAGGTTCAACGCTAGCCCCGTGTACATGTACCACCGTTCTTACTTCCGGTACATCCAAGTGCGCACCATGCACTGTATAGTCTACCGGCAATAGATGCTTTGCGGGAAGATTGTTGATCCACTTTACGAACACTTTTTCTCCGCTTTCCACCTCAATGGTAGGCCCTGGATATCTGCCTTCATATCCCCAAACCGTTGTGTCATTTAACTCACTATGGAGAGATTGCTTAAATTCCGTCATATGCACTTTATAATAAGTATGATATGGATGTTTCCGATAAGGTTTTAAAACAGGGGGAATAGGAAGTTCATCTACAAATTTTGAGAGAATCATATTTCCGCTCCTTTATAAAATACTAATTCATAATCAATCTATTTGATCGAGTCCGAAAATATGTGCAAGTTCTCCCCTTTAGCAAAAGTCGTCGATTGGATCCGGATGCCCCACTCCCGACGGCGGATTTCCAGCTTGTTTGACCAGTTTTTATGGTATAGCTTTGTCTTATTCGTATTGGATTGAACTTGTTTCGCTTTCTCTTCATAAAAATTTTGAATAGGTTTGAGTTGATTAAGTTACATAATAACAAATTCACACAACATCCAGATTGCGGATGGCCCCCATAATCACCAATTTGAATTGGTTTTTTACGGAGGTCCTCGCCCCTTCCCTCATCTTCATCGATATGAAGGAGGAAGATCTCCGTGCTCAAGTGGGATGACTGATATTGAATCCATCAATTAACAAAACCAGCTGCCCGACGGCAGCTGGTTTGCTTAGGAGATACTTTCGATTTCTTGTTTCGCGTTTGGATCAGGTTTGACCAATAGACGGGTGACACGTCTTTGCTCCACTTCTTTCACAATAAAAATCCAACCATCGTAAACCACTTGATCACCCTTCATAGGGATCTTATCCAGTTGGGAAAACACCCAACCTCCAATCGTGTCGTTATCGGGATCTTCAATCGCGATCCCAAAAAGGTCGTTCACTTCATCAATCAGTAATCGCGAATCGATGATCGTTTCGCTTCCGATTTTCTGTATCGGGGGTGGTTCGTTATCAAACTCATCCTGAATCTCTCCAAAGATTTCCTCTATAATATCTTCTGTTGTAATAAGGCCCGAAGTCCCGCCAAATTCATCAACCACAATTGCCATTTCCGACCGTTTTTTCTGTAAAGTTCGGAGAATATCTTTCAACTCCATCGTTTCAGGAACCAAAATAGCCGGACGGACCAGATTTTCCAGATTGGGTTGTTGTTTGTTAATCATTTGTTCATATACATCTCGGATATGGATGATCCCGATAATATCATCCTTATCTGCTCCGCATAAAGGAAAACGGGTATGATAGGTTTTACGGATGATTTCCCAATTCTCCTCAAATGTGTTGTCTCGATATAAAACCTTCATGTTTACACGGGGCACCATGATCTCTCGCGCTCGGCGATCGGAAAACTCAAATAAATTGTCAAATAAATCCAGTTCCGTTTCGTCAAAGTTACCACCTTTGTGGCTTTGAGAAATCAATAAGCGAATTTCTTCAATCAATAAGCGAATCTCTTCCTCGGTATGGGCCTGTTGATGATCCGTTAACTTAATTCCCATCAACTTGAGAATCCAGATAGCTGCACCATTGAGTAACAAGATAAAGGGTTTAAATACATAGTAAAAAGCATATAAAGGACTGGCGGTCCACAAAGTGGTTTCTTTTGCTCGCCGGATGGCGAGAGATTTGGGTGCTATTTCACCCAGTATAATATGGAGAAAAGTAATGATCGTAAAAGCGATGGCAAAAGAGATCGTATGGATGAGCCAAGAAGGCATCCCGAGGTATGAGAGTGCCGGCTCGATCATCTCTGCGATGGCTGGTTCTCCAATCCATCCAAGACCTAACGAGGCCAGTGTAATTCCCAGCTGAGTTGCGGATAAATAGGGATCCAAATTGGCCAGTACTTTCTTGGCGATTTTTGCACGTTTATCTTTTAATTGAGCAATTTGTGTGGATCGAACCTTAACGATGGCAAATTCAGCTGCCACAAAAAATCCATTCAACAGAACCAAAAAAAGCACCAGAAACAAATTGAAAATCGTACCTGGAACACCGCCCAAAAGAACATTACCTCCTGAAACACTTAGTTGGCATTTGAAGCTAAAGACGGCTGCGGCATCTGGAACCCCAATGATCCAATTTTATGATTACCTTATGAATGTCGGTTACGTGTCGGTCACCGACAACCCGATAATTACGATGGTAACTTGAAACGTAAGAGTATGTGGAACCTGATCAATTTAAGGATATTCCCATAGAACAAAGGGTGTTCTTTTGGAACGAGGAGGATGCCCAAAAAGCTGGTTATAAGAAGCTATAAAAAAGAAACCCGTCCAGATCGCGAGGCTCTGAGCGGGTTTCATTGGTATCGTCTGGCCAAATGGAAGGCATCTTCCACCGTAAATTCGCTATGTGTTCATTCACGGTTCCCAACAGGAAACCATGGACGGAAACGCCCACCTCACCGGAGCATTAGAAGCCGAAACAACCACCGCCGCCGAAACAACCACCGCCGCCGAAACAACCACCGCCGCCGAAACAACCACCGCCACCGAAACAACCACCGCCACCGAAACAACCGCCGCCGCCGAAACAACCGCCGCCACCGAAACAACCACCGCCACCGAAACAACCGCCGCCGAAACAACCACCGCACCGGAAACAGCCACCACATCGGAACCCACCACAGCGGAAACAACCACCGCATCGTTGAGCCAGAGTAGCATCGTACTGGCCATCATATTCCCAAGGCGTCATCTCACTCTGCTTGAACTCGTCAACACTCAACTTTTGGATTTCTTTTTTGAAATCATCCATTGTTACAACCTCCGTTTAGGTTTTGTCAGGCCGTATCCAGGACTAACAAAAGAACATAACGAAGATCATCCATTATCCAACGAGTGAATCCACCATCCGTCAATCCAATATCCCACTCTCGACTTAATTTTTATGTAACAGATCAGCTAAGTTGCAGGTCCAAATAATTTTATTGGTCATTGGTAAAACCTATCTGTGGTTTTTTAAAGGGTAAAATGCATTTGTTAAAACCTCGATTTCATCACATCACGGAGTAAATCACTTTTTTATCTATACCGTCCTCCCGATTTGATGGGAAATAGAAAATCCAGGTTGTCCATATGGCTGAGGCGATCCAGTACCGGTCGCTGATCGGAAATTTGGGAGTAGTGCGTTTCGATAAGGAAGGGAAACATACAACAACCCAGCGGAATCACGCTGGGTTTGTTTGGAAGGAGTGATGAGTAGCTGGACACGGATATCGAAGGTGACACCCCAAATTCGCAAAGCTTGGACATTGCGGCGGATGGTGTTGCCCCCTGCAGTCCTAGACTGGCAAAAAGTAACCCTGCCGGGGCGACAGTGTAACAAAAGATCTGTGAGATGCACTGTTCCCGAAATCAATCCTGCACCGTTCTATTGAGGGTTTGTAAAGAACATGATTTCTCAAATCGGTATGGCCAACAATTCCTTCAACTGGGCATCGATGTAGGGAAATAGCCTCCAGCATGGCGAAGTGTCCCTGTGGCTGAGAATGACTCACATTTCGCTCTTGGTGCAGGTCTCTATCTGATTCTAGTTCACATCATATTTCAAAGTGGGTATGGAAACTTCTTGTTCGAATGCATAAGCGAAGCGATAGAGATTTGCTTCATCAAACGGTCTGCCGATGAACTGCATTCCAATGGGTAATCCTGCTTCCGAAAAGCCACATGGTATCGAAATGCTTGGAAAACCAATAAAATTACTTGGACTAGTCAAACGAAGGAGAGCATCACGCACGTGTTCACAATTCCCTTTGATATACACTTCTCTCTGGTCTATATCAGGGGGCAAAATCGGTAGAGTGGGGGTTACCAGCACATCTACTTTTTCTAGGACTTTTCGAAACTCCTGTTGAGCATAATGTTTGACCTGTTGGGATTGAACATACTCATATGCCTCGATATTCTTCCCAAGCAGGAGACGTTCACGCACTTCCTTTTCATATCGTTCCAGACCCATCAGAAGCGTTTCTCTATGTACAGCATAAGATTCACTTCGGATTGTTATTTGTTGTGCTAGAGAAATCTTTTGCATGTCGGGAAGGTCGATCATACGAATTTCAGCCCCCAACCCTTCAAACACTTCTAATGACTTTCGAATCTGGCTTTCAACCTCAGGTTCCAGATTTTCGAAATAGAAGGAGGTAGGAACACCGATTACACTTCCTTTAACCCCACTCCATATCAAACGTGTGAAATCTTCTTCTGCCTCTTTTACTGAATAAGGATCCCTTTCGTCATAGCCAGCCAATACATTTAACAAGACCGCATTATCAAACACAGTTCGAGTCATGGGACCAACATGATCAAGCGTCCAACTGAGTGGGTACACCCCGTATTTGCTTACTCGTCCAAACGTTGGCTTCATGCCAACGATGCCACAGCAGGCTGACGGTATCCTGACAGACCCCCCGGTATCTGTACCCAATGCTGCGTAACAAAGACCAGCGGAGACGGCTGCACCCGATCCACTACTCGAACCACCAGACATTTTTGTCAGGTCATACGGATTTTTTACCGCACCAAAATAAGATCGATCACCTGTTGGACCATATGCGAATTGATGCGTATTCAGCTTGCCAATGATGATCGCGCCCGCTTGCTTCAGCTTTTCTACCACCCCGGCATCATAATCCGGGGCAAAATCTTTATAGATTTCGGATCCCATGGTAGTCCTAATGTTTTTGGTATAGATTATATCTTTGAGACCAATGGGGATTCCGTGAAGTGGACCTCTCCAATTTCCTGTAACAATTTCTTTTTCTGCCTGTGAAGCGGATTCCAAAGCTTCTTCATACAATACG from Polycladomyces subterraneus includes these protein-coding regions:
- a CDS encoding multicopper oxidase family protein gives rise to the protein MILSKFVDELPIPPVLKPYRKHPYHTYYKVHMTEFKQSLHSELNDTTVWGYEGRYPGPTIEVESGEKVFVKWINNLPAKHLLPVDYTVHGAHLDVPEVRTVVHVHGASVEPESDGYPEAWFTKGFKKVGPYYTKKVYRYDNCMRSCTLWYHDHTLGITRLNIYAGLAGFYLVRDQQERLLNLPCGSYEIPLMIQDKSFNKDGSLYYPRQPEKPVPELKTSIVPEFIGDTILVNGKVWPYLKVEPRKYRFRLLNASNTRFYRLKLDSGQLLYQIGTDGGLMEYPIGVKEIMLAPAERADVIIDFTNLEGKNIIMTNDAPASFPTGDPADKNTGTVMQFRVTLPLSNIDTSVIPSYMGPLPKIKEKSASKIRYLTLNDNMDKYGREFMLLDNKQWDAPITENPKLGSTEIWYLINLTTDTHPIHVHLIDFQILDRRAFDVERFKKERVIHYTGPSIPPEPQERGLKDTVRANPNQVTRIIMKFGPYTGLYVWHCHILEHEDHEMMRPFVVIR
- a CDS encoding hemolysin family protein — its product is MGGVPGTIFNLFLVLFLVLLNGFFVAAEFAIVKVRSTQIAQLKDKRAKIAKKVLANLDPYLSATQLGITLASLGLGWIGEPAIAEMIEPALSYLGMPSWLIHTISFAIAFTIITFLHIILGEIAPKSLAIRRAKETTLWTASPLYAFYYVFKPFILLLNGAAIWILKLMGIKLTDHQQAHTEEEIRLLIEEIRLLISQSHKGGNFDETELDLFDNLFEFSDRRAREIMVPRVNMKVLYRDNTFEENWEIIRKTYHTRFPLCGADKDDIIGIIHIRDVYEQMINKQQPNLENLVRPAILVPETMELKDILRTLQKKRSEMAIVVDEFGGTSGLITTEDIIEEIFGEIQDEFDNEPPPIQKIGSETIIDSRLLIDEVNDLFGIAIEDPDNDTIGGWVFSQLDKIPMKGDQVVYDGWIFIVKEVEQRRVTRLLVKPDPNAKQEIESIS
- a CDS encoding amidase — protein: MAQKYKEDFLKWDLQTLSDGIRTKEISPLEVTRHLLKWIEVVNPKLNAFITVLYEEALESASQAEKEIVTGNWRGPLHGIPIGLKDIIYTKNIRTTMGSEIYKDFAPDYDAGVVEKLKQAGAIIIGKLNTHQFAYGPTGDRSYFGAVKNPYDLTKMSGGSSSGSGAAVSAGLCYAALGTDTGGSVRIPSACCGIVGMKPTFGRVSKYGVYPLSWTLDHVGPMTRTVFDNAVLLNVLAGYDERDPYSVKEAEEDFTRLIWSGVKGSVIGVPTSFYFENLEPEVESQIRKSLEVFEGLGAEIRMIDLPDMQKISLAQQITIRSESYAVHRETLLMGLERYEKEVRERLLLGKNIEAYEYVQSQQVKHYAQQEFRKVLEKVDVLVTPTLPILPPDIDQREVYIKGNCEHVRDALLRLTSPSNFIGFPSISIPCGFSEAGLPIGMQFIGRPFDEANLYRFAYAFEQEVSIPTLKYDVN